From a region of the Verrucomicrobiota bacterium genome:
- a CDS encoding helicase has protein sequence MPTHDIIDNRKEKLVDHINRILSSTESARFAVGYFFLSGLESIAQRLAGVKELRLLIGNTTNRETLEQLAEGYRRLDLVAEAAEAEAYPKRTDTKRMAGETAGNIRSAIELMDQTDEAQAVVTTLVRMVEEKRLKVKVYTKGRLHAKAYIFNYGKIYDKQGKELERQEKGIAVVGSSNLTLSGVTHNTELNVCVQGNDNHKFLGDWFDELWKESQDFDEALMQEMKQSWAVASVRPYDVYMKTLYTLVRDRLEGENDKDILWDDEITKRLADFQKVAVRQGVQIIKDYGGAFVADVVGLGKSYIGAAIVKHFERTDHARALIICPAPLVEMWERYNEVYQLNARVLSMGFLREDDDGAVNTLLENVLYKDRDFVLIDESHNLRHRDTQRYKVVEAFLSTGRRCCLLTATPRNKSAWDVYSQIKLFHPDDKTDLPVDPPDLKQYFKLIEDGQRKLPDLLANILIRRTRNHILRWYGFDSETHQQVDPSQFRDYLDGRKRAYVFVGGRHQFFPKRELETIEYSIEDTYRGLYQELLGYIGKPSKKKTPRRIIQPTGEELTYARYGLYNYVPAEKQRREPYASLHRAGATLRGLIRILLFKRFESSVFAFKETVRRLLLVHERFLQALELGFVPAGDEAQAILYEPNQAEEQDLMDALRQVSGRYDIGDFDLSRLKAAIEHDVKLLRKILECVKPITPEQDAKLQKLKEYLGKKPLKDGKRLIFTQYADTARYLHDNLNPGGKRDDIDVIFSGDKSKARVVGRFAPKANPEYKSTAGEKELFTVVATDVLAEGLNLQDCDNILNYDLHWNPVRLIQRFGRIDRIGSDHDVVYGFNFLPETGLDKNLGLKQKLHNRIQEIHDTIGEDSEILDRTERLNEDAMYAIYEEKHGGQLSLFEDEEDEFLDLNEAEEILRQLRKENPAEYGRIADLRDGIRAAKSSTLKGQFVFCEASYPERESSKGYQQLFLLDANGAVVSKDIPKILSAIKCGPELKSQALPKDYNVSVMRVQRQFAEEVKHRQAERTHTLSLSHGQNYVLRELRVLFGASTDEDQKAMINVLEKSFRGPITRAVNREVVLLRRNGMSGEPLLKALARIYDQHNLRDWLDRRSLHPTGRPVPRIVCSEALV, from the coding sequence ATGCCCACTCACGACATCATAGATAACCGCAAGGAAAAGCTGGTTGACCACATCAACCGCATCCTGTCGTCAACGGAGTCGGCGCGGTTTGCGGTCGGATATTTTTTCCTTTCCGGGCTGGAGAGCATCGCGCAACGACTGGCAGGTGTGAAGGAGTTGCGGTTGCTCATCGGGAACACGACGAACCGCGAGACGTTGGAGCAATTGGCCGAGGGCTATCGGCGGCTGGACTTGGTGGCGGAAGCGGCGGAAGCCGAAGCGTATCCCAAGCGCACGGATACGAAACGCATGGCCGGTGAAACGGCGGGCAACATCCGGTCGGCCATCGAACTGATGGATCAGACGGATGAAGCGCAGGCGGTGGTGACGACGCTGGTGCGGATGGTCGAGGAGAAACGGCTCAAGGTGAAGGTCTATACCAAAGGCCGGTTACACGCGAAGGCTTACATTTTCAATTACGGGAAAATCTATGACAAGCAGGGAAAAGAACTTGAACGGCAGGAAAAAGGTATCGCCGTAGTCGGCTCGTCGAATCTCACGCTGTCGGGCGTCACCCACAACACAGAGTTAAACGTGTGTGTGCAGGGGAATGATAATCACAAGTTCCTCGGCGATTGGTTTGATGAATTGTGGAAGGAGTCGCAGGACTTTGACGAAGCGTTGATGCAGGAGATGAAGCAGTCCTGGGCGGTCGCGTCCGTGCGCCCGTATGACGTGTACATGAAGACGCTCTACACGCTGGTGCGCGACCGGCTCGAAGGCGAAAACGACAAGGATATTTTGTGGGATGACGAAATCACGAAGCGGCTGGCGGATTTTCAGAAAGTGGCGGTGCGGCAGGGGGTGCAGATCATCAAGGATTACGGCGGCGCGTTCGTGGCGGACGTGGTTGGCTTGGGCAAGAGCTACATCGGCGCGGCCATCGTGAAGCATTTTGAGCGCACGGATCACGCGCGTGCGCTCATCATCTGCCCCGCTCCACTGGTGGAGATGTGGGAGCGATACAACGAGGTGTATCAATTGAACGCCCGGGTGCTTTCGATGGGGTTTCTGCGCGAGGACGACGATGGCGCGGTGAATACGCTGCTGGAAAACGTGCTCTACAAGGACCGTGATTTCGTGCTGATTGATGAGAGCCACAACCTTCGGCATCGCGACACGCAGCGATACAAGGTGGTGGAGGCGTTTTTGAGCACTGGCCGGCGTTGCTGTCTCCTGACGGCCACGCCGCGCAACAAAAGTGCGTGGGATGTTTATTCCCAAATCAAGTTGTTCCATCCGGATGACAAAACGGATTTGCCAGTTGATCCGCCAGACTTGAAGCAATACTTCAAATTGATTGAGGATGGCCAACGGAAGCTACCGGACTTGCTGGCGAATATTCTCATCCGCCGGACGCGCAATCATATTTTGCGCTGGTATGGTTTTGATTCCGAGACGCACCAGCAGGTTGACCCGTCACAGTTCCGGGATTATCTCGACGGCAGAAAGCGGGCGTATGTGTTCGTCGGCGGGCGTCACCAGTTTTTCCCCAAGCGCGAGTTGGAGACGATTGAATACAGCATCGAGGACACTTACCGCGGGTTGTACCAGGAATTGCTCGGCTATATCGGCAAGCCCTCAAAAAAGAAAACGCCGCGACGCATCATCCAACCTACCGGCGAGGAACTCACCTACGCCCGGTATGGACTGTACAACTACGTGCCTGCCGAGAAACAAAGGCGTGAGCCTTACGCCAGCTTGCACCGCGCTGGCGCAACGCTGCGCGGCCTAATCCGCATTCTTCTCTTCAAACGGTTCGAGTCGAGCGTCTTTGCGTTCAAGGAGACTGTCCGCCGACTGCTTCTGGTCCATGAGCGATTCTTGCAAGCACTGGAGCTAGGCTTTGTTCCTGCGGGCGACGAGGCACAAGCGATTCTTTACGAACCGAACCAGGCCGAGGAACAAGATTTGATGGACGCGCTGCGGCAGGTGTCAGGCCGATACGACATTGGTGACTTTGATTTGTCGCGCCTGAAAGCGGCCATCGAGCACGACGTGAAGCTGTTGAGAAAAATCCTGGAGTGCGTCAAGCCGATCACGCCGGAGCAGGATGCCAAGTTGCAAAAGTTGAAAGAATACCTGGGGAAAAAGCCGCTGAAGGATGGGAAGCGGTTGATCTTCACGCAGTACGCCGACACAGCGAGATACCTCCACGACAATCTGAATCCCGGCGGCAAACGGGACGACATTGACGTGATTTTCAGCGGCGATAAAAGCAAGGCGCGAGTTGTGGGGCGGTTCGCGCCGAAAGCAAACCCGGAGTACAAATCCACGGCAGGTGAGAAAGAGTTGTTCACGGTGGTGGCGACGGACGTGCTGGCGGAAGGATTGAACCTTCAGGACTGCGACAACATCCTCAATTATGACCTTCACTGGAATCCAGTCCGGCTCATTCAGCGCTTCGGGCGCATTGACCGCATTGGCAGCGACCACGATGTGGTTTACGGATTTAATTTCCTGCCGGAAACCGGCTTGGACAAGAACCTGGGGTTGAAGCAGAAGCTTCACAACCGCATTCAAGAAATTCACGACACCATTGGTGAGGACTCGGAAATTCTCGACCGCACCGAGCGGCTGAACGAAGACGCCATGTATGCCATTTACGAGGAAAAGCATGGCGGCCAGTTGAGTCTGTTTGAAGATGAGGAAGACGAGTTCCTCGACCTGAATGAGGCGGAAGAAATCTTGCGGCAGTTGCGGAAGGAGAACCCGGCAGAATACGGGAGGATCGCTGATTTGCGCGACGGCATCCGCGCGGCAAAGTCATCCACGCTCAAGGGACAATTTGTTTTTTGCGAGGCGTCGTATCCCGAACGTGAATCCTCGAAGGGATACCAGCAATTGTTTCTGCTCGATGCAAACGGCGCGGTCGTGTCGAAAGACATTCCAAAGATTCTTAGCGCGATCAAGTGCGGACCGGAATTGAAGAGCCAAGCGCTGCCGAAAGATTACAACGTGTCCGTGATGCGAGTGCAACGGCAGTTCGCCGAAGAAGTGAAGCACCGCCAAGCCGAGCGTACGCATACCTTGTCTTTGAGCCACGGGCAGAATTATGTCTTGCGCGAGTTG